The nucleotide window AGGGCACGTACTCTTGTAAAATTTCAAAAAAAGATTGATTTGCACTTAAAAATGGTTTATTGAGTGCGATCTATACAGATGTTTATGGGTAAGGGCCCAAACGAAGGAGAAATACAATGCCTAAAATGAAAACAAGAAGAGGCGCAGCAAAACGTTTAAAAATAACCAAAAGTGGTAAAATTAAGGCTAAAAAAGCTAATTTGCGTCACATTTTGACTTCAAAGGACCCAAAACGCAAAAGACAGCTAAGAAAACGCATGTACATTGCTGGAGTTGATGAAGCAAGAGTACTGAAAATGCTTCCATATGGTTGAAGATAAAACTAAAGTTATAGAATTTTATTAAGACAAGCAGCAGTAGATTGAAAGAAGGATAGAGATATGCCTAGAGTAAAAAGAGGATTTAAAGCCAATAGAAGACGTAAAAAGCTTATGGATAGAGCTGAGGGCTTTAGAGGAAGACGTAAAAACTGTTATTCTCTGGCAGCCATTGCAGTAGAGCGTGCTTTAGACAATGCTTATACCGGCAGAAAAAATAGAAAACGTGACTTTAGACGACTTTGGATTCAGAGAATTAACGCAGCCGCCAGAAACTTTGATTTAAGTTACAGCCGCTTTATGGCATTGCTTAAAAAATCTGGCTTAGAACTGAATCGTAAAGTTTTGGCAGATATTGCAGTTAAAGACCCAAAAGGTTTTGAAGATATTGTAAATACTGTTAAAAAAGCTGCGTGAGTTTAGATAAATTAAAAAGAATTTATAAAAAAGCTGAACAAGACCTTACCAAACTAAAAGATCTTGCTCAGCTTAATAACGTAAAAGCCCACTACTTAGGTAAACAGGGTTTGTTAAAAGATTTTCTCAAAGATCTTTCTAAGCTAAGCAATGACGAGAAAAAAATTTTTGGCAAAGAAGTCAATGCCATTAAGAACAGTTTAGAAGAAAAATTCCAAAATAAAAAATCAGATTTAGAGACTAAATTAGAAGCTGCTAAGCTGGCTTCTGAAAAAATAGATATTACTTTACCAGGTAAAAAAAACAGACCTGGATCACTTCATCCTTTAAGTATTGTTGAAAATGAGATCGTGAATGCTTTGAAGTCTTTAGGCTTTTCAGTAGCCTCAGGACCAGAAATTGAATCAGATTATTATAATTTTGAAGCATTGAATTTTCCAAAAAACCATCCTGCCCGTGACATGCAAGACACCTTTTTTGTCGATGAACAAACTGTTTTAAGGACACATACATCACCTGTTCAAGTTAGGTGTATGGAAAAAAACGATCCACCTCTGCGTATAATAGTGCCAGGACGTGTTTATAGAAATGATGCTGACGCAACTCATTCTCCTGTTTTTCATCAAGTTGAAGGACTGTGTGTGGATGCGGATATTAATTTTGGTGACTTAAAAGGAACTTTAGAAGCCTTTATTAAGATGATTTTTGGTAGCTCGGTAAAAACAAGGTTTAGACCCAGTTTTTTTCCATTTACAGAACCCAGTGCAGAGCTAGATATCATGGGCAAAAATGGTTGGATGGAAATTTTAGGCTGTGGCATGGTTGATCCCAATGTTTTTAGGGCTGTCATAGAAAAACGCCAAGAGTCCTGTTCAGAGTCACCCTATGATCCTGAAAAGATATCCGGTTTTGCTTTTGGTTTAGGAGTAGAGCGGGTAGCCATGCTCTTGCATGGTATTGATGATCTTCGTGCCTTTTATGAGAATGACACTCGATTTATTAGCCAGTTTGGGTAAAGTGTTAAAGCAAAAAATTTTAAAGATAAAACAATTTATTTTGTCTTCTAGAGTAAAACGGATAATTTTAATGAGAAAGATTTAGTGCCTTATGAAAGTTTTATTGAGTTGGTTGAATGAATATTTAATTGATAAAGTTGATGCAAAAACTGTAGAAGAGTCTTTGTTAAGGGTTGGTATTGAAGTTGCTACAATTCAGCACTTGGGAAAAGGCTTGGAAGATGTTGTTGTTGCAAAAGTCAATAACTTTATTCCACACCCCAATGCAGATAAATTGCGTTTGTGTGATGTGACCGATGGTAAAGAAACATTTAAAATTGTATGTGGAGCAAAAAACTTCAATAAAGGTGATTGTGTCGCTTTAGCTAAAATTGGTGCTGTGTTGCCCAATGGCTTGAAAATCAAAGCATCAAAAATAAGAGGTGAAGAGTCATTTGGTATGCTGTGTTCTAAAGATGAGTTAGGCTTAGCACAAGGGGATGATGAGGGTATTATTGTTTTTGATGAAAAAGTCAACTTAGGTGAGCCCGCGGCTAAACAGTTGGGCTTAGATGATACTTTATTTGAGTTAGAGTTAACGCCCAATAGAGGGGATTGTTTGAGTATGCTGGGAGTTGCTAGAGAAGTGGCTGCTGCGCTAAACGGTAAGAGCAAAAGCCTAGACTACGGTTATGGAAAAGATGACAGCTCTATCCAAGTTGAAGTTATTGAAAAACAACATGTTGACTGTTACACTTTGGTAGAAATTAACGACCTTGAATGCAAGTTAAGTGAACAAAAAATAAGCAACCGTTTACAGACAATAGGTCAAAGGTCAATCAACGCTATTGTTGATATTGGCAATTATTGTATGTTTGAGACTGGACAGCCCTTGCATGCTTTTGATCGAGATAAGCTTGTAGGAAAGATATCTGTTCGGTTTGCTAAGGCAGGAGAAAAAATACTGTGTTTAGATGATGTTGAACGCAGTCTGAATGAGCAAGATTTGATTATTGCAGATGAAGAGGGGCCGGTGGCTCTAGCTGGAATTATTGGTGGAGCTAGGACAAGTGTAAACTTGGAGAGCAAAAATATTTTATTGGAAGCTGCCAGTTTTGATGCCGGACTTGTTAGACAAACAGCTAAAAGATTAAAACTATCAACGGATAGTTCATACCGTTTTGAGCGGTTTGTTGACCCAAAAGCTGTTTGGCCAAGTGCTTTAAAAGCAGCAAAAATGATTATAAAAACCTGTGGTGGACACCAAGCATCCACAACATGGTATGAGAAAGAGCAGCATAAAGAGCAAGAGTATATTTTAAAGCAGCATACCATCAGAAGGGTTCTAGGAACTGATTTGCCTGAAGCAGGTGAATGCCTTTCACGATTAGGGATGTCTGTACAAAAGTATGGAGATGATCTTAGAGTTGAAGTCCCTACTTATAGACATGATATCAGCAGAGAAATAGATCTGGTTGAGGAAGTGGCAAGAATCTATGGTTATGATAACTTTAAGGGGACAATCCCAAAATTAAATACTTTTTCTTCAATACAAGATGAGTTTACAATTGATCATAAAATCAAATCTGTCTTGAAGTGTGCATCTTATAATGAAGTAAAAAACTACAGTTTTTTTTCTGAACAAGACTCAAGGTTAAATAACTATTGGCATCAAGAAGCTATTAGCTTAAAAAATGCATTAAATGAAAACACTGAATGGATGCGCAATAGTCTAATTCCAGGACTTTTACATAATTTAAAACTTAACCATAGCCAACAACAAAAACAGATAAAAATTTTTGAAATCTCTAAAACCTATGGAAAACACGCATCAAAAACAAACAGTGAAAACTTTTCTCCAGCAAGTGAAAAAAAGTGCCTGGCCATGTTGATCAGTGGAAACGTGGATGAAAAAAAATGGTACATGTCTGAACAAGGAGAGCTTGATTTTTTTACCTTAAAGGGTGATTTGGAAACTATTTTTGATCAATATGCTTTAGGACAGCTAGCATGGCAACAAACCCAAGACCTTGCCTTTTTACACCCAGGAAAATCGGCATTGATTCAATTTCAAAATAAAGTTATTGGTTTTATTGGTGAACTTCATCCTTCAGTATGTAGACAGTACGATATACCTAGCTGTTATGTATTGGAGCTACAAACGCAATCTCTTGAAAATATGCTTTCTAGAAGAAAAAAATACAAAGCCTTTTCTTCATATCCAAGTATATCTCGAGATTTTAGTTTTGTTGTAGATAAAGATTTATTTGTGGGCGAGTTTATAGACTTTGTAAGTAAGCAAAAAATTAAAGATTGTGTGGATGTTCAATTGTTTGACTTATTTGAATCCAAAAAGTTAGGTAAAGATAAAAAAAGTATTGCAATAAAACTCAAGTTTCAGTCTAAAGAAAAAACTTTACAAGACAAAGATGTGGACAAACAGTGTGAAAAATTATTGAAAACCATTGATAAACAATACAGTTTAGAAGTAAGACAATAGCCGTATTTTGCGCGGTTGACAGATAATTAACTTTGAGTTTAGAATTAGTGTGGTTTGGAAGAGTTTAGAGTTAAAATAAAGCAAAGCATACCCAATAAGATTTTTTTTAAAATTGGAGAAGTGGCTGAGATCACTCAATTGGAACCCTATGTCCTTAGATATTGGGAAAACGAATTTAATTTTAAATTGAATAAAACCAATCACAAGCAGCGACTCTATCAGCGTAAAGATATCAATGATATATTATTGGTTAAAAAGCTTTTGTACGATGAAAAATTCACCATTGCTGGAGCAAAGAAGAAAATAAAAGAGCTCAAAAAAAAGCAGCGTCAAAACCAATTGAGCTTGGTTTATGATTCACCTAAAAATGAAGCTTTGTCGGATAAAAGCATTAAAACTAGTTCAAAAGTTAAAAAAACAGACTCAAATATTATTGCCATAAAACGAGAATTAAACTCTATTTTAAATGAATTAAAAGAGTTTAAATAAGCATGATTTATCTCGATTATCACGCAACCACGCCGTGTTTGGAAAATGTTTTACAGGAGATGAATCAATTTCACTTGCACAGCTTTGCTAATATTGGGTCAGAGCACGCTTTAGGGAAAAAAGCGAATGAAGAATTTTTAGCCATACAAGATAACTTAATACAAAAAACTCAACTTAAGACATTTAAGTTACTTTACACATCTGGGGCAACAGAGTCGATCAATATTGCTCATCAGGGTTTATTGCAATATTGTAAAACTCATAACAAACAAATTATTAGTACCCATATAGAACACAAAGCAACTTTAAATGTACTTGCCTTTATGCAAAAACAGGGTGTTCATGTAGAATATTTGGCTGTGGATGCATGTGGGCGGATTGATCTCAATCAACTAGAACAGCTGTTAAAACAAAGACCTACAGCCTTATTGAGCTTTATTCACGGCAATAATGAAATGGGGGTTGTGCAAGATGAACAAAGCTGTATTGCTTTGGCCAAAGATGCGGGTGCTTGGGTGCATATGGATATCTCTCAGTCTATGTGTGTACAAGCGTCTTTGAGAAACTATCAAGAGGTTGATATGTTATCCTTTTCTGGTCATAAAATTTATGGTCCCAAAGGTATAGGGGGCTTGATTATCAATACAACATCCTCTAAACGTATGCCTCTTACAGCCTTAATGTATGGGGGTGAACAAAGTCATGCATTAAAACCGGGAACACATCCCACAGCCTTAGCGGTGGGTCTATGTACCGCATTGAATGAATGTTTTACCCACGCACAACAAAGACAACAGCATTTTTTAACTTTAAAACAGTATTTTCTCAAACAATTAGAAAAAAGACTTGATGGCTGGCATCTCACAGGGGACTTGAAATACACCTTGCCACACAATATTCATTTAAACTTTGATGGGATTCATCACAAGCTTGTTCAAGCATTAAAAAAGATTGCAGTATCATCGGGATCAACCTGTAGTTCAAGTAATCAGGCGCCTTCGCATGTTCTTAAAGCTCTAGGGATGAGTGACAGCAGAGCAAGATCAAGCATTCGCATAGGCTTAGGTATTGATAATAGCCAGGAAGACATGGATACTGCAGTTGAAGATATTGCTCAAACTGTAAAAAAAATACGTGAAAAAACAAGCATTTAAGCGCTAGGATATTGACTTCATTCTAGAACTCATATAGCTAAAGCAATGAGTTCGGGACGTAGCGCAGCCTGGTAGCGCACATGCATGGGGTGCATGGGGTCGCTGGTTCAAATCCAGTCGTCCCGACCATTTCTCCGATAACTATCTAAAATCATTTAATAATTTTTTCATATAGTCCTTTTGGGAAAGAAATGGGAAAGATAAAAAAATTTCATTGCTGACGGTTTTATTATTTTGAACAAACTGCTCTAGAAATTAATATTATCCAACACAGTTTGCTCTTTTTGAATTTAGAGAAATTACATTATTCATCCCTCCGTTATCAGGAGAAGGATTGGATTTTTTAATTTTACCAAATTCAAAATCAACAA belongs to bacterium and includes:
- a CDS encoding MerR family transcriptional regulator; this encodes MEEFRVKIKQSIPNKIFFKIGEVAEITQLEPYVLRYWENEFNFKLNKTNHKQRLYQRKDINDILLVKKLLYDEKFTIAGAKKKIKELKKKQRQNQLSLVYDSPKNEALSDKSIKTSSKVKKTDSNIIAIKRELNSILNELKEFK
- the pheT gene encoding phenylalanine--tRNA ligase subunit beta, translated to MKVLLSWLNEYLIDKVDAKTVEESLLRVGIEVATIQHLGKGLEDVVVAKVNNFIPHPNADKLRLCDVTDGKETFKIVCGAKNFNKGDCVALAKIGAVLPNGLKIKASKIRGEESFGMLCSKDELGLAQGDDEGIIVFDEKVNLGEPAAKQLGLDDTLFELELTPNRGDCLSMLGVAREVAAALNGKSKSLDYGYGKDDSSIQVEVIEKQHVDCYTLVEINDLECKLSEQKISNRLQTIGQRSINAIVDIGNYCMFETGQPLHAFDRDKLVGKISVRFAKAGEKILCLDDVERSLNEQDLIIADEEGPVALAGIIGGARTSVNLESKNILLEAASFDAGLVRQTAKRLKLSTDSSYRFERFVDPKAVWPSALKAAKMIIKTCGGHQASTTWYEKEQHKEQEYILKQHTIRRVLGTDLPEAGECLSRLGMSVQKYGDDLRVEVPTYRHDISREIDLVEEVARIYGYDNFKGTIPKLNTFSSIQDEFTIDHKIKSVLKCASYNEVKNYSFFSEQDSRLNNYWHQEAISLKNALNENTEWMRNSLIPGLLHNLKLNHSQQQKQIKIFEISKTYGKHASKTNSENFSPASEKKCLAMLISGNVDEKKWYMSEQGELDFFTLKGDLETIFDQYALGQLAWQQTQDLAFLHPGKSALIQFQNKVIGFIGELHPSVCRQYDIPSCYVLELQTQSLENMLSRRKKYKAFSSYPSISRDFSFVVDKDLFVGEFIDFVSKQKIKDCVDVQLFDLFESKKLGKDKKSIAIKLKFQSKEKTLQDKDVDKQCEKLLKTIDKQYSLEVRQ
- the pheS gene encoding phenylalanine--tRNA ligase subunit alpha, with amino-acid sequence MSLDKLKRIYKKAEQDLTKLKDLAQLNNVKAHYLGKQGLLKDFLKDLSKLSNDEKKIFGKEVNAIKNSLEEKFQNKKSDLETKLEAAKLASEKIDITLPGKKNRPGSLHPLSIVENEIVNALKSLGFSVASGPEIESDYYNFEALNFPKNHPARDMQDTFFVDEQTVLRTHTSPVQVRCMEKNDPPLRIIVPGRVYRNDADATHSPVFHQVEGLCVDADINFGDLKGTLEAFIKMIFGSSVKTRFRPSFFPFTEPSAELDIMGKNGWMEILGCGMVDPNVFRAVIEKRQESCSESPYDPEKISGFAFGLGVERVAMLLHGIDDLRAFYENDTRFISQFG
- the rplT gene encoding 50S ribosomal protein L20, with amino-acid sequence MPRVKRGFKANRRRKKLMDRAEGFRGRRKNCYSLAAIAVERALDNAYTGRKNRKRDFRRLWIQRINAAARNFDLSYSRFMALLKKSGLELNRKVLADIAVKDPKGFEDIVNTVKKAA
- a CDS encoding aminotransferase class V-fold PLP-dependent enzyme — protein: MIYLDYHATTPCLENVLQEMNQFHLHSFANIGSEHALGKKANEEFLAIQDNLIQKTQLKTFKLLYTSGATESINIAHQGLLQYCKTHNKQIISTHIEHKATLNVLAFMQKQGVHVEYLAVDACGRIDLNQLEQLLKQRPTALLSFIHGNNEMGVVQDEQSCIALAKDAGAWVHMDISQSMCVQASLRNYQEVDMLSFSGHKIYGPKGIGGLIINTTSSKRMPLTALMYGGEQSHALKPGTHPTALAVGLCTALNECFTHAQQRQQHFLTLKQYFLKQLEKRLDGWHLTGDLKYTLPHNIHLNFDGIHHKLVQALKKIAVSSGSTCSSSNQAPSHVLKALGMSDSRARSSIRIGLGIDNSQEDMDTAVEDIAQTVKKIREKTSI
- the rpmI gene encoding 50S ribosomal protein L35, which produces MPKMKTRRGAAKRLKITKSGKIKAKKANLRHILTSKDPKRKRQLRKRMYIAGVDEARVLKMLPYG